A single window of Nicotiana tomentosiformis chromosome 1, ASM39032v3, whole genome shotgun sequence DNA harbors:
- the LOC138905148 gene encoding uncharacterized protein, which yields MYGLYQAIDEVLPNCEHRMCARHILANWSKKWRGIKRRNYFWKCARSTYEAELKKNLDFMERLGSKGIINDLLWYNKERWSKVYFNSFSNCDSVDNNIAKSFNSWIIEPRHKTIITMLDEIKVKMMRSIGQLREYANGWICDISPTTLKVLQDNTSKSMKCDIMWNGDTRYEVKETEYLKYLVSLQTMTCNCRSWTLKGIPCAHAVAALHFKKLDPINFVSHWYTKETYLKVYNHFIQPAFNMSMWPHS from the coding sequence ATGTATGGATTGTATCAAGCAATAGATGAAGTACTGCCAAACTGTGAACATAGGATGTGTGCTAGACATATCCTAGCTAATTGGTCAAAGAAATGGAGAGGCATTAAAAGAAGAAATTATTTCTGGAAGTGTGCCAGAAGTACTTATGAGGCAGAATTGAAAAAGAATCTTGACTTCATGGAAAGATTAGGTAGTAAAGGAATCATTAATGACTTGTTGTGGTATAACAAAGAAAGGTGGTCAAAGGTATACTTCAACTCCTTCAGCAACTGTGATAGTGTGGACAACAATATAGCTAAAAGCTTCAACTCCTGGATAATAGAGCCAAGACACAAGACAATTATAACAATGCTTGATGAAATCAAAGTGAAAATGATGAGGAGTATTGGGCAACTGAGAGAATATGCCAATGGTTGGATCTGTGATATCTCACCAACGACATTGAAGGTTTTACAAGACAACACATCCAAGTCAATGAAGTGTGATATTATGTGGAATGGAGACACAAGATATGAAGTGAAAGAAACTGAATATCTGAAATATTTGGTTTCTTTACAAACCATGACATGCAATTGCAGATCTTGGACGCTAAAAGGCATACCATGTGCTCATGCAGTAGCTGCCCTTCACTTCAAAAAATTGGATCCAATTAACTTTGTTTCTCACTGGTATACCAAAGAGACTTACTTGAAAGTGTACAACCATTTCATTCAGCCTGCCTTTAATATGTCAATGTGGCCACACTCATAG
- the LOC104120825 gene encoding bidirectional sugar transporter SWEET16-like, which produces MANFSFILGIIGNVISILMFAAPIKTFKRIIKKKSTEDFKGIPYITTLLSTSLWTFYGLLKPGGLLVVTVNGTGAILHIVYVTLFLIYAPKTLKIQSIKLVAIIDIAFLGAVIAITLLAVHGNTQLTLVGLLAAGLNIVMYASPLSATRTVIKMKSVEYMPFFLSFFQFLNGGVWAAYAVFVKDYYIGVPNGIGFLLGSAQLILYFIYYKSTPTKSTDQKEEKEGSAHLVRRGIQLNDLDGAHENDKNNRNLHKGKSLPKPSLARQYSEKLVKTLSISPSSLGSYNEDDIEKGLKDAH; this is translated from the exons ATGGCTAACTTCAGCTTCATCCTAGGCATAATTG GGAATGTCATCTCCATACTTATGTTTGCTGCCCCAAT AAAAACGTTCAAAAGGATAATCAAGAAGAAATCAACAGAGGATTTTAAAGGGATACCATATATTACAACACTATTGAGCACAAGTTTGTGGACATTTTATGGGTTGCTAAAGCCTGGAGGTTTGCTTGTGGTCACAGTCAATGGCACTGGTGCCATCTTACATATCGTATATGTCACTCTCTTTCTTATCTATGCCCCCAAAACTCTCAAG ATTCAATCCATTAAGCTGGTGGCAATAATAGATATAGCTTTCCTTGGGGCTGTAATAGCAATCACTTTACTAGCTGTGCATGGAAATACTCAGCTCACATTGGTCGGACTTTTAGCTGCTGGTTTGAACATAGTCATGTATGCATCTCCTTTATCAGCTACG AGAACTGTGATAAAAATGAAGAGTGTGGAGTACATGccatttttcctttccttcttcCAGTTCCTTAATGGAGGGGTATGGGCAGCTTATGCAGTCTTTGTCAAAGATTATTATATTGGA GTGCCTAATGGGATAGGCTTCTTATTGGGCTCAGCCCAACTGATCCTGTACTTCATTTACTACAAGTCAACCCCAACAAAATCTACAGAtcaaaaggaagaaaaagaaggCTCGGCCCATTTAGTGAGAAGAGGAATCCAACTGAATGATCTTGATGGAGCCCATGAGAATGATAAAAATAATCGAAATCTTCACAAAGGGAAAAGCCTTCCAAAGCCATCTTTAGCTCGTCAGTATAGCGAGAAACTAGTGAAGACTCTCTCTATTAGCCCATCTTCTTTGGGCTCATACAATGAAGATGATATTGAGAAAGGCCTAAAAGATGCCCACTAA
- the LOC104120826 gene encoding uncharacterized protein, whose amino-acid sequence MWELGLAFESVDKFREALTRFVVEEKVVVDKYVNQPTRVRCKCKDGCPWHLFASYDSGTKDFVVKKYIPIHIYEPTNKNKLCNSKYLAEKFKDRIRKQPNIRIFKFQQLVRKELGLYVGRSICRKARNKVLNDIMGDHVLEYSRILDYRDEMLRSNPSSTCVVKLSEETFEGGKKIFVGFYICFDALKKAFKAGCRPCIGLDGCFLKGIYKGQLLVAVCKDGNNQMLPLAWAVVEVENKSNWT is encoded by the coding sequence ATGTGGGAGCTTGGTCTTGCATTTGAGAGTGTTGACAAGTTTAGAGAAGCTCTTACTAGGTTTGTTGTTGAAGAAAAAGTTGTTGTGGATAAATATGTTAATCAACCAACAAGGGTGAGGTGTAAGTGCAAGGATGGTTGTCCTTGGCATCTGTTTGCTAGCTATGACTCTGGGACTAAAGACTTTGTTGTGAAGAAGTACATTCCAATACACATATATGAACCTACTAACAAGAACAAACTGTGCAACAGCAAGTACTTGGCTGAGAAATTCAAAGACAGAATAAGAAAGCAACCTAACATTAGGATATTCAAGTTTCAACAGCTTGTAAGAAAAGAATTAGGTTTGTATGTTGGGAGATCAATTTGTAGGAAAGCAAGGAACAAGGTTTTGAATGATATAATGGGTGACCATGTGCTGGAGTATAGTAGAATTTTGGACTATAGAGATGAAATGCTTAGGTCTAATCCTAGTAGTACATGTGTTGTTAAACTAAGTGAAGAGACTTTCGAAGGTGGCAAGAAAATATTTGTTGGCTTCTACATCTGTTTTGATGCATTGAAAAAGGCTTTTAAGGCTGGTTGTAGGCCCTGTATTGGATTGGATGGATGCTTCTTAAAGGGTATTTACAAGGGGCAATTGCTTGTTGCTGTCTGTAAAGATGGTAACAACCAGATGCTGCCTCTAGCTTGGGCAGTGGTTGAGGTTGAAAATAAGTccaattggacttga